A single window of Senegalia massiliensis DNA harbors:
- a CDS encoding sigma-54-dependent transcriptional regulator: MKKVLIADDEKNMIWAIKRALKNEDYTIITASNGKEAIDNVKLHEPDLVLLDLKMPEMNGLEALKNIKNEFPNIVAMMMTAHGSVKTAIEAMKIGAIDYISKPFDVEELKIQIRKALDIREMSDTIDYLTEELRNKTGKRIIGESKELKNVLNIVNKVAPSKATVLITGESGTGKELIANAIHFNSDRAKKPYIKVNCGALPENLLESELFGHEKGAFTGAINKKLGRFERADGGTIFLDEIGEIDLNVQVKLLRILQEREMERVGGTETIKVDVRIIAATNKDLFKMVEEGKFREDLYYRLNVIPIEIPPLRERKDDIKLLIDYFLDKYSKELGKKEFKITDEALDTLKDYEWRGNIRELENVIERLVILSENNLISKEKLPKEILNIRDELNEFKLPSSGINLEEVEKNLINQALKMTNFNQTKSAKLLGITRHALIYRIEKYNIDIKK; encoded by the coding sequence ATGAAAAAGGTTTTAATAGCTGATGATGAAAAGAATATGATATGGGCCATTAAAAGAGCATTAAAAAATGAAGATTATACTATAATCACTGCATCAAATGGTAAAGAAGCTATAGATAATGTTAAATTACATGAACCAGACTTAGTATTACTCGATTTAAAAATGCCAGAAATGAACGGTTTAGAAGCATTAAAAAATATAAAAAATGAATTTCCTAATATAGTAGCTATGATGATGACAGCACATGGTAGTGTTAAAACTGCTATAGAAGCTATGAAAATAGGTGCAATCGATTATATATCAAAGCCTTTTGATGTAGAAGAATTGAAAATTCAAATAAGAAAAGCATTAGATATAAGAGAAATGTCAGATACAATTGATTATTTAACAGAAGAACTTAGAAATAAAACAGGAAAGAGAATAATAGGTGAAAGTAAAGAATTAAAAAATGTATTAAATATTGTAAATAAAGTAGCACCTAGTAAAGCAACAGTTTTAATTACAGGAGAAAGTGGTACAGGAAAAGAACTTATTGCAAATGCAATTCATTTCAATAGTGATAGAGCAAAGAAACCATATATAAAGGTGAATTGTGGAGCATTACCTGAAAATTTACTTGAATCAGAATTATTTGGTCATGAAAAAGGTGCATTTACTGGAGCTATAAATAAAAAGTTAGGAAGATTTGAAAGAGCAGATGGTGGGACTATATTTTTAGATGAAATAGGTGAAATAGATTTAAATGTTCAAGTCAAACTTCTTAGAATATTACAAGAAAGAGAAATGGAAAGAGTTGGAGGAACTGAAACTATAAAAGTAGATGTTAGAATAATTGCAGCTACAAATAAAGATTTATTTAAAATGGTAGAAGAAGGTAAATTTAGAGAGGACTTATACTATAGATTAAATGTAATACCAATAGAAATCCCACCTTTAAGAGAAAGAAAAGATGATATAAAATTACTTATAGATTATTTTTTAGATAAATATAGTAAAGAATTAGGTAAAAAAGAATTTAAAATAACAGATGAGGCCTTAGATACTCTTAAAGATTATGAATGGAGAGGAAATATAAGAGAATTAGAAAATGTAATAGAACGACTTGTAATATTAAGTGAAAATAATCTTATTAGCAAAGAAAAATTACCTAAGGAAATATTAAATATAAGAGATGAATTAAATGAATTTAAACTTCCAAGTTCAGGTATAAATTTAGAAGAAGTCGAAAAAAACTTAATTAATCAAGCACTAAAAATGACAAATTTCAATCAGACAAAATCTGCAAAATTACTTGGAATTACAAGACATGCACTTATATATAGAATAGAAAAATATAATATAGATATAAAAAAATAA
- a CDS encoding zinc ribbon domain-containing protein produces the protein MMLIFWTIVIITFFIISLRVNSCNCKPKENYAICNKCGESIEEEYNYCPSCKTQIKKQCDNCGMKISTNWRHCPYCDN, from the coding sequence ATGATGTTAATATTTTGGACTATAGTTATAATAACATTTTTCATAATATCTTTAAGGGTTAATTCTTGTAATTGTAAACCTAAAGAGAATTATGCCATATGTAATAAATGTGGCGAAAGCATTGAAGAAGAATACAATTATTGTCCAAGTTGTAAAACACAAATAAAAAAGCAATGTGATAATTGTGGAATGAAAATTAGCACAAATTGGAGACATTGTCCTTATTGTGATAATTAA
- a CDS encoding NusG domain II-containing protein, with protein MKKGDMVIIITLLIISIISLISAKILNKNIDEKNIIIQVDSKIVKEIEINENINETYNFNFGKEEGFLEVKNGKVRMLKMNDDICPRKICSETGWIEKSKETIVCLPNKIVVSLEATNEKNEENIDILSF; from the coding sequence ATGAAAAAGGGAGATATGGTAATAATTATAACTCTTTTGATTATTTCCATAATAAGTTTAATTTCAGCTAAAATATTAAATAAAAATATAGATGAAAAAAATATTATAATACAAGTTGATAGTAAAATAGTAAAAGAAATAGAGATAAATGAAAATATAAATGAAACATATAACTTTAACTTTGGTAAAGAAGAAGGATTTTTAGAAGTTAAAAATGGTAAAGTTAGAATGCTAAAAATGAATGATGATATTTGTCCTAGAAAAATTTGTTCAGAAACAGGATGGATAGAAAAGTCTAAAGAGACTATAGTTTGTCTTCCAAATAAAATAGTTGTTAGTTTAGAAGCAACAAATGAAAAAAATGAAGAAAATATTGATATATTATCATTTTAA
- a CDS encoding LDCC motif putative metal-binding protein, with product MKNKKKKNIFQKFIEKLADTNKKDFGSGRMDCCELNQKSNGSYNKK from the coding sequence ATGAAAAATAAAAAGAAGAAAAATATATTTCAAAAATTTATAGAAAAACTAGCTGATACAAATAAAAAAGATTTTGGTAGTGGTAGAATGGATTGCTGTGAATTAAACCAAAAAAGTAATGGCTCATATAATAAAAAATGA
- a CDS encoding ABC transporter ATP-binding protein, which yields MNNILKVKNLKTSFFTRNGEVQAVRGISFNVKQGEVLGIVGESGSGKSVTSMSIMGLIKKSGKIKDGDITFKGENIKNYSQKKLRNIRGNEISMIFQDPMTSLNPVYTVGEQMSDILIKNKGLNKKQARIEVIKYLEAVGISSPETRIDNYPHEFSGGMRQRVMIAMALSCKPKLLIADEPTTALDVTIQAQILDLMKELKHKTNTSTIIITHDLGVVAEICDRIIVMYGGLIMEEGTVREIFYNTNHPYTKGLLNSIPKIGKEEKLLPIEGFPPNLLNPPKGCPFYERCNFRMDICKEKRPDTFNLSDTHKSMCFLNRKVGI from the coding sequence ATGAATAATATATTAAAAGTAAAAAATTTAAAGACATCTTTCTTCACAAGAAATGGAGAAGTACAAGCTGTTAGAGGAATAAGCTTTAATGTTAAACAAGGAGAAGTTTTAGGAATAGTTGGAGAGTCTGGTAGTGGTAAAAGTGTTACTTCAATGTCTATAATGGGGCTTATAAAAAAGTCTGGTAAAATAAAAGATGGAGATATAACATTTAAAGGTGAAAATATAAAAAATTATTCTCAAAAAAAATTAAGAAATATAAGAGGAAACGAAATATCAATGATATTTCAAGATCCAATGACTTCTTTAAATCCTGTTTATACTGTTGGGGAACAAATGTCAGATATTTTAATTAAAAACAAAGGATTAAATAAAAAACAAGCTAGGATTGAAGTAATAAAATATTTGGAAGCGGTTGGAATATCATCACCAGAAACTAGAATAGATAATTATCCTCATGAATTTAGTGGGGGAATGAGACAACGTGTTATGATTGCTATGGCATTATCCTGTAAACCTAAGTTACTCATAGCAGATGAGCCTACTACAGCTTTAGACGTTACAATTCAAGCACAAATATTAGATTTAATGAAAGAACTAAAACATAAAACTAATACATCTACAATTATAATAACTCATGATTTAGGAGTGGTTGCAGAAATTTGTGATAGAATAATTGTAATGTATGGTGGACTTATAATGGAAGAAGGCACAGTAAGAGAAATATTTTATAATACTAATCATCCCTATACCAAAGGACTTTTAAATTCTATACCTAAGATTGGAAAAGAAGAAAAACTTTTACCAATAGAAGGATTTCCACCTAATTTATTAAATCCACCCAAAGGTTGCCCATTTTATGAGAGATGTAATTTTAGAATGGATATTTGTAAAGAAAAAAGACCAGATACTTTTAATCTTTCTGATACTCATAAATCTATGTGTTTTTTAAATAGAAAGGTGGGAATTTAG
- a CDS encoding ABC transporter permease codes for MYIKLMKGLKNQIFSNRLGKFAFFIIITFTVISIFAFLSPYDPNKIDMASRFTSPNIKNIFGTDIMGRDYFTRILYGGRISLSVGFLSMLISTIIGTIVGSISGYFEGKIDSFLMRTVDILMSIPSFFIILILNAYLKPSMGIIISVIGLLGWMTTARLVRAETLSIKSSEYVLYAKSLGISNFKIIKKHIIPNVLPTIIVAATLSIASAILIESSLSFLGMGVQAPDASWGSMLSNSQGYIDEAPYLGIFPGIFILLTVLSFNILGDVIRNTLDSRGE; via the coding sequence ATGTATATTAAATTAATGAAAGGATTAAAAAATCAAATATTTAGCAATAGATTAGGCAAATTTGCTTTTTTTATAATAATTACTTTTACTGTTATATCTATATTTGCATTTTTATCGCCTTATGATCCAAATAAAATAGATATGGCATCTAGATTTACATCACCTAATATAAAAAATATATTTGGTACCGATATAATGGGAAGAGATTATTTTACTAGAATATTATATGGAGGAAGGATATCTTTAAGTGTTGGTTTTTTGTCTATGTTAATTTCTACAATAATTGGAACTATAGTTGGTTCTATAAGTGGGTACTTTGAAGGAAAAATTGATTCATTTTTAATGAGAACAGTAGATATACTTATGTCAATACCAAGCTTTTTTATAATATTAATTTTAAATGCTTACCTTAAACCTAGTATGGGAATAATAATTTCAGTAATAGGATTACTTGGATGGATGACAACAGCAAGATTAGTGCGTGCAGAAACACTTAGCATAAAAAGTAGTGAATATGTATTGTATGCGAAAAGTTTAGGAATATCAAATTTTAAAATAATAAAAAAACATATAATACCAAATGTATTACCTACAATTATAGTGGCAGCTACTTTAAGTATAGCTAGTGCAATACTCATTGAATCTTCACTTAGTTTTTTAGGTATGGGTGTACAAGCTCCTGATGCTTCTTGGGGAAGTATGTTAAGTAACTCTCAAGGGTATATAGATGAAGCACCATATTTAGGAATTTTTCCTGGTATATTTATATTACTTACAGTTCTTAGTTTTAATATATTAGGAGATGTTATTAGAAATACACTGGATTCAAGGGGAGAATAA
- a CDS encoding two-component system sensor histidine kinase NtrB: MNKKIKDMIYISIMIIIITFFHYFSLSSEWGVHDFYRRLYYIPIILAAFKFRLRGGIITPIVISLLYAPHLFIYFGEIDIKILNQFLEIIMFSLIGITTGFLVGSDYRKQKLLQYQIEKLTDLENYTQNILNSITNVLISVDKELNIKSINKEGKKLLEKTEKQFIGKSASEIFIEHNKIEKVLQEVMDRGNKKINIETQLKVKNRNILDVNLLAYPLKNINGDIEGVVIILENISEIKKLEKQIRRTEKLSAIGELASGVAHEIRNPMGIIKTISQTMHSETEDEDFKEGLSIINHEINRANDVIKELLNFAKPKINDKKNINLNKLINDIVLITKKYAKQHNVSIDYNLEKVKDILADEEKLKQAFINIIFNSIQAMPKGGELDISLVEEKSNFVIAFKDTGVGISKEKIEKIFEPFFTTKDKGTGLGLSITHSIIEEHNGYIEINSEINKGTEMKIYLPKIN, encoded by the coding sequence ATGAATAAAAAAATTAAAGATATGATTTATATTAGTATAATGATAATTATAATAACATTTTTTCATTATTTTAGCCTATCTTCAGAATGGGGTGTTCATGATTTTTATAGGAGACTATATTATATTCCCATTATACTTGCTGCTTTTAAATTTAGACTTAGAGGTGGAATTATAACACCAATAGTTATATCTTTGTTATATGCACCACATTTATTTATATATTTTGGAGAAATAGATATTAAAATATTAAATCAATTTTTAGAAATAATCATGTTTTCATTGATTGGTATTACTACAGGATTTTTAGTTGGATCAGACTATAGAAAACAAAAGTTATTACAATATCAAATAGAAAAATTAACTGATTTAGAAAATTATACTCAAAATATTTTAAACAGTATAACAAATGTTTTAATATCTGTAGATAAAGAACTTAATATTAAATCTATTAATAAAGAGGGAAAGAAACTATTAGAAAAAACTGAAAAGCAGTTTATTGGTAAAAGTGCAAGTGAAATTTTTATTGAGCATAATAAAATAGAAAAGGTTTTACAAGAAGTAATGGATAGAGGAAACAAAAAGATTAATATAGAGACACAACTTAAAGTTAAAAATAGAAATATATTAGATGTTAATTTATTAGCTTATCCACTTAAAAATATTAATGGTGATATTGAAGGTGTTGTAATAATTTTAGAAAATATTTCCGAAATAAAAAAATTAGAAAAACAAATAAGAAGAACAGAAAAATTATCAGCTATAGGAGAATTAGCATCAGGTGTGGCACATGAAATAAGAAACCCTATGGGAATAATAAAGACTATTTCTCAAACAATGCATTCCGAAACAGAAGATGAAGATTTCAAAGAAGGATTAAGTATAATTAATCATGAGATAAATAGAGCAAATGATGTTATAAAAGAACTTTTGAATTTTGCAAAACCTAAAATAAATGATAAAAAAAATATAAATCTAAATAAATTAATAAATGACATAGTATTAATAACAAAAAAATATGCAAAACAACATAATGTTTCCATAGACTATAATCTAGAAAAAGTAAAGGATATATTAGCAGATGAAGAAAAACTAAAACAAGCTTTTATAAATATAATATTTAATTCAATTCAAGCAATGCCCAAAGGAGGAGAATTAGATATAAGTTTAGTAGAAGAAAAAAGTAACTTTGTAATAGCATTTAAAGACACAGGTGTTGGCATATCTAAAGAAAAAATAGAAAAAATATTTGAGCCATTTTTTACAACTAAAGATAAAGGAACAGGCCTTGGTCTTTCAATTACACATAGTATAATAGAAGAACATAATGGATATATAGAAATAAATAGTGAGATTAATAAAGGAACAGAAATGAAAATTTATTTGCCTAAAATAAATTAA
- a CDS encoding YncE family protein — translation MKNIIRILLITIVLGLIGTYYFITNANTDEYLAYIPNVDDGTISVFNTKNKEVQNTIKIGDEVSHGIAATNDGEKIYTGDLNEGKVFIYDTNSKKITNTIDTGKRIHGIDITPNSKYVLLASGDLEVNDKYNYIQIIDTKTDEIIKTIKTSSKSPAHIDFSKDSKIAYVANVMSNDVSIVDIEKGKVTHTIEVGIMPNETEPSPDGKYLYVANVQEGTLSVVDIKSKKEIDKIKVSAGTHGIAVTSDNKYIWTTNRYDKNIAVIDASTSEIIKKIDIKGEPNHVSISPDNKYAYVTDLETGKLNIIDVESFEIVKEVKLGKEPHEIDFIKL, via the coding sequence ATGAAAAATATTATTAGAATTTTATTGATAACTATAGTATTAGGGTTAATAGGTACCTATTATTTTATCACTAATGCAAATACTGACGAGTATTTAGCATATATACCAAATGTAGATGATGGTACCATATCAGTTTTTAATACTAAAAATAAAGAAGTACAAAATACCATAAAAATAGGAGATGAAGTTTCACATGGAATAGCAGCAACTAATGATGGTGAAAAAATATATACTGGAGATTTGAATGAGGGAAAAGTATTTATATATGATACAAATTCTAAAAAAATCACTAATACAATAGATACAGGTAAAAGAATACATGGTATTGATATAACACCTAATAGTAAATATGTATTGCTAGCAAGTGGAGATTTAGAAGTTAATGATAAATATAATTATATTCAAATAATAGATACGAAAACTGATGAAATAATTAAGACTATAAAAACAAGTTCAAAAAGCCCAGCTCATATAGACTTTTCAAAGGATAGTAAAATAGCCTATGTTGCTAATGTAATGTCTAATGATGTATCTATTGTAGATATAGAAAAAGGTAAAGTAACTCATACAATAGAAGTTGGCATTATGCCAAATGAAACAGAGCCATCTCCTGATGGAAAATATTTGTATGTAGCAAATGTACAAGAAGGAACTCTATCAGTAGTAGATATAAAATCAAAAAAAGAAATAGATAAAATAAAAGTAAGCGCTGGAACTCATGGAATAGCAGTGACAAGTGATAATAAATATATATGGACAACAAATAGATATGATAAAAATATTGCTGTTATAGATGCTAGCACCTCAGAAATAATAAAGAAGATAGATATAAAGGGAGAACCAAATCATGTATCAATTTCTCCGGATAATAAATATGCATATGTAACAGATTTAGAAACAGGTAAATTGAATATAATAGATGTAGAATCTTTTGAAATAGTTAAAGAAGTGAAACTTGGTAAAGAACCTCATGAAATAGATTTTATTAAATTATAA
- a CDS encoding ABC transporter ATP-binding protein, with protein sequence MKEPLIEIKNLKKYFEVKNSFFKSNEFVKAVDNVSFNIYKGETFGLVGESGCGKSTIGRTITRLYKPTEGKIIFNGNDISHMKERDLKKHRKDMQIIFQDPFASLNPYMSVGDIINEPLEILNISKKDRFNIIYDLLEKVGLNKGDIDRYPGEFSGGQRQRIGIARALSVKPKFILCDEPTSALDVSIQAQVINILKNLQDEFGLTYLFISHDLSMVNHISDRIGVMYLGKLVEVNTSDNLYKDPLHPYTKALLSSIPIADPDLAKNRNREILTGDVPSPINPPRGCRFKTRCKYKIDKCEYIEPELREIKKGHSVACHLTI encoded by the coding sequence ATGAAAGAGCCTTTAATTGAAATAAAAAATCTTAAAAAATATTTTGAGGTAAAAAATAGCTTTTTTAAAAGCAATGAATTTGTAAAAGCAGTTGATAATGTCAGCTTTAATATATACAAAGGAGAGACTTTTGGACTTGTAGGAGAATCTGGATGTGGCAAATCTACTATTGGTAGGACTATTACTAGATTGTATAAACCTACAGAGGGAAAAATAATATTTAATGGTAATGATATTTCTCACATGAAAGAAAGGGATTTAAAGAAACATAGAAAAGATATGCAAATAATATTTCAAGATCCCTTTGCATCTTTAAATCCTTATATGAGTGTAGGGGATATTATAAATGAGCCACTTGAGATACTTAATATAAGTAAAAAAGATAGATTTAATATTATATATGATTTGTTAGAAAAAGTAGGATTAAATAAAGGGGATATAGATAGATATCCTGGAGAATTCAGTGGTGGACAAAGACAGAGGATAGGTATAGCAAGAGCCCTATCTGTAAAACCTAAATTTATATTATGTGATGAACCAACTTCTGCATTGGACGTATCCATACAAGCTCAAGTTATAAATATATTAAAAAATTTACAAGATGAGTTTGGTTTGACATATTTATTTATATCTCATGATTTATCTATGGTAAATCATATTTCAGATAGAATAGGTGTAATGTATTTAGGAAAATTAGTTGAAGTAAATACAAGTGATAATTTATATAAAGATCCACTTCATCCATATACAAAAGCATTATTATCATCTATACCAATAGCAGATCCTGATTTAGCTAAGAATAGAAATAGAGAAATACTTACAGGTGATGTGCCAAGTCCAATTAATCCTCCAAGGGGTTGTAGATTTAAAACTAGGTGTAAATATAAAATAGATAAATGTGAATATATAGAACCAGAACTTAGAGAAATAAAAAAAGGACATAGCGTAGCTTGTCATCTAACTATATAA
- a CDS encoding heavy metal translocating P-type ATPase — protein sequence MTQETKSQKSQKMSFALKGMSCTSCAANIEKKLNSTEGIINANINFATEKGQVKFKQEVQSPEKIISIIKDLGYEAAPEVDDKLEKITVKLKGMTCTSCAGNIEKKLNDMEGIKSANVNFAVEKVTIEYDTKKVRLIDMKKKVDGLGYELVLEENKTDNVDEDEIKIKKAAKKMKISIALSSIIMGLMIVHMFVRAIPGYLPIVALLGFPIVFGTGLHVHVGSFKALKNKSPNMDVLVTLGSLPPYLIGLMGFFIPVQSFIEMATTIMTFHLIGKYLEVRAKGRASQAIKKLLQMGAKTAKVIVDGEEIEVPVQDLQTGDIMVIRPGEKVPTDGVVIDGNGLLDESMATGESMPVKRKKGDEIIGATINKQGLLKVKVTKVGKDTFLSQVIKMMEECQGSKVPIQEFADRITGYFVPAILIITIWTFISFNIFPEFHLSIIEWGATFLPWVNPDLTPLTLSFITATAVLVISCPCALGLGTPTALMVGSGMGAERGILIRNGEAIQTFKEVTTIAFDKTGTITKGKPEVTDLVMVDGVEEKDFLYYAGTIEKGSEHPLAHAIVEKAKNEKIKLGDVRDFNAIVGKGVIGMIDGETILVGNRKLMEENKISYESYEKDLIRLEDEAKTAMLLAKGNQLLGIVAVADPIKEDSAQAIKMLENMGIKTAMITGDNKRTAAAIGKKVGISHVIAEVLPDGKVEEVERLQKKYGTVAMVGDGINDAPALKQSNVGTAIGTGTDIAIEAADVTLVRGELSGIISAIKLSRAIFSKIRENYFWAWIYNAVFIPVAVLGLLHPMIGAAAMAISSLNVVYNSLRLKKKDIEPSL from the coding sequence ATGACACAAGAAACAAAGAGTCAAAAGAGCCAAAAAATGAGTTTTGCACTTAAAGGAATGTCTTGCACTAGCTGTGCTGCTAATATTGAGAAAAAATTAAATTCAACTGAGGGTATAATAAATGCTAATATAAATTTTGCCACTGAAAAGGGTCAAGTGAAATTTAAACAAGAGGTTCAAAGTCCTGAAAAAATAATTAGTATAATAAAAGATTTAGGATATGAAGCGGCTCCTGAGGTTGATGATAAGCTTGAGAAAATTACAGTAAAACTAAAGGGTATGACATGTACTTCTTGTGCAGGGAATATTGAAAAGAAATTAAATGATATGGAAGGTATTAAGTCAGCAAATGTAAACTTTGCAGTAGAAAAAGTAACAATTGAATACGATACTAAAAAGGTTAGATTAATAGATATGAAGAAAAAAGTTGATGGTTTAGGATATGAATTAGTATTAGAAGAAAACAAAACTGATAATGTAGATGAAGATGAAATAAAAATTAAAAAAGCAGCAAAAAAAATGAAAATTTCAATTGCATTATCAAGTATTATCATGGGACTTATGATAGTTCACATGTTTGTTAGAGCTATTCCAGGATATTTACCAATAGTTGCCCTACTAGGGTTTCCCATAGTATTTGGAACTGGACTGCATGTTCATGTTGGGAGCTTTAAAGCACTTAAAAATAAAAGTCCTAATATGGATGTTTTAGTAACATTAGGGTCTCTACCTCCTTATCTTATTGGGTTAATGGGATTCTTTATTCCAGTTCAATCTTTTATTGAAATGGCTACAACTATTATGACTTTTCATTTAATTGGAAAGTATTTAGAAGTTCGAGCTAAGGGAAGGGCTTCCCAAGCTATTAAAAAGCTACTTCAAATGGGAGCTAAAACAGCAAAAGTTATTGTAGATGGAGAAGAAATAGAAGTTCCCGTACAAGATTTACAGACAGGAGATATCATGGTAATACGCCCAGGAGAAAAAGTTCCTACTGATGGTGTTGTAATTGATGGAAATGGTTTATTAGATGAATCTATGGCTACAGGAGAGTCTATGCCTGTAAAAAGAAAAAAAGGCGATGAAATAATTGGTGCAACTATCAATAAACAAGGACTTCTAAAAGTTAAGGTCACAAAAGTAGGAAAAGATACATTCCTATCACAAGTTATAAAAATGATGGAAGAATGTCAGGGGTCTAAAGTACCAATTCAAGAATTTGCTGATCGTATTACTGGTTATTTTGTGCCAGCAATTCTTATTATAACTATTTGGACATTTATTTCCTTTAATATTTTTCCTGAGTTTCATTTAAGTATTATTGAGTGGGGAGCAACATTTTTACCATGGGTAAATCCTGATTTAACTCCATTAACATTGTCCTTTATTACAGCTACTGCTGTTTTAGTTATATCTTGTCCATGTGCTCTAGGACTTGGAACACCTACAGCTTTAATGGTAGGTAGTGGTATGGGAGCAGAAAGAGGAATCTTAATTAGAAATGGTGAAGCAATACAAACCTTTAAAGAAGTAACTACTATTGCCTTTGACAAAACAGGTACTATTACAAAGGGGAAACCAGAAGTAACTGACTTAGTAATGGTAGATGGAGTTGAAGAAAAAGATTTTCTTTACTATGCAGGTACAATAGAAAAAGGTTCTGAGCATCCTCTAGCACATGCAATTGTAGAGAAGGCAAAAAATGAGAAAATTAAACTAGGAGATGTACGTGATTTTAATGCTATTGTTGGTAAAGGCGTAATTGGAATGATTGACGGAGAAACTATTCTTGTAGGAAATAGAAAATTAATGGAAGAGAATAAAATTTCTTATGAGAGCTATGAAAAAGATCTAATTAGATTAGAAGATGAAGCTAAGACTGCTATGTTACTCGCTAAAGGTAATCAGCTATTAGGAATTGTGGCTGTAGCAGATCCTATAAAGGAAGACTCTGCTCAAGCTATAAAGATGTTAGAAAATATGGGGATTAAGACTGCTATGATTACAGGAGATAATAAAAGAACTGCAGCAGCTATAGGTAAAAAAGTGGGAATAAGTCATGTGATTGCAGAAGTTTTACCTGATGGAAAAGTAGAAGAAGTTGAAAGACTACAAAAGAAATATGGTACAGTAGCTATGGTAGGAGATGGAATCAATGATGCACCTGCTCTAAAGCAATCAAATGTAGGTACTGCTATAGGAACAGGTACAGATATAGCAATTGAAGCTGCAGATGTTACCTTAGTAAGGGGAGAATTAAGTGGAATAATATCTGCAATAAAATTATCTAGAGCCATATTTAGTAAAATTAGAGAAAATTATTTCTGGGCGTGGATATACAATGCAGTATTTATTCCAGTAGCTGTGCTGGGATTATTACATCCAATGATAGGTGCAGCTGCTATGGCTATAAGTTCTTTAAATGTAGTATATAATTCACTAAGGCTAAAGAAAAAAGATATAGAACCATCATTATAA
- the lgt gene encoding prolipoprotein diacylglyceryl transferase: MVEAFRIGHFSIYVFGITIALGILIGILIMLKEGKRKNQDIDKLSDLAIYTIIASLIGARIFYVLVFNLDYYLANPKAVFAIRNGGMSIQGGLIFGIAFAIWYSKRKKINFLSVADTFAPGIIIGQAIGRVGCDVFGIPMNKQYSWGVMVNNQLLHPAQIYEVILDLILFTYLWKKRHHIKYDGELFINYIIGFSVIRFIVEFFRTNPMVVGPFSVAHITSLIIIIVAIIFNNIIKKNNKGNKSKTKKQNNISKNPTYHYILIAGLGVFSVWFYYFIH, encoded by the coding sequence ATGGTAGAAGCTTTTAGAATAGGGCATTTTTCTATATATGTATTTGGTATCACTATTGCACTGGGTATATTAATAGGGATATTAATAATGCTAAAAGAAGGGAAAAGGAAAAATCAAGATATAGATAAATTATCTGATTTAGCAATATATACAATAATAGCGTCATTAATAGGTGCTCGAATTTTTTATGTATTAGTATTTAATTTAGATTATTATTTAGCAAATCCTAAAGCAGTATTTGCAATAAGAAATGGTGGAATGTCAATTCAAGGTGGTTTAATATTTGGCATAGCTTTTGCAATATGGTATAGCAAAAGAAAAAAAATAAATTTTCTTAGTGTTGCTGATACATTTGCACCAGGAATTATAATAGGTCAGGCAATAGGAAGAGTTGGATGTGATGTATTTGGTATACCTATGAATAAACAATACTCTTGGGGAGTAATGGTAAACAATCAACTTTTACATCCAGCACAAATTTATGAAGTTATACTTGATTTAATATTATTCACTTATCTATGGAAAAAAAGACATCATATTAAATATGATGGAGAATTATTTATTAATTATATAATAGGGTTTTCAGTTATAAGATTTATAGTAGAATTTTTCAGAACAAATCCTATGGTAGTAGGTCCATTTTCAGTAGCACATATTACTAGTTTAATTATAATTATAGTTGCAATTATTTTTAATAATATTATAAAGAAAAATAATAAAGGCAATAAATCAAAAACTAAAAAACAAAATAATATTTCTAAAAACCCAACATATCACTATATATTGATAGCAGGATTAGGAGTATTTTCAGTTTGGTTTTATTATTTTATACACTAA